TGACTGCCTCTCCTCTACCCCTTCCCTTCAGGCTCactgcaggctccacactgagatgGACCTGCTCTGATTGTCTTCCATCTTTGTGTACTTGTTGGTTGTTGGGAGTCTGTGCCCCTGTTCTGGAGCAGCCTTCAGACTCCACACACAGCACGTCTTCCGCAGATTAGATGATGACCTTGATCTGTGCAGACATATCCCTCAGGCTCCAGCCTCCTTTGCTCCCACCTGAATTCTGGAGACTTCTCCCCAGGGAACAAGGACAATGACTCAGAGTGAATGACAAAAGCGTTTTATTAGAGATTCACCCAAAATGGatagaggggaggagaagaggtgGATGGGACCCTGAGTGGTTCCTGTCCTGACCTTGCAGGCCAGGTTGCTGCCAACTAACAGAGGAGTTTGGTCCTGATGTAGAGAGATATCCAGGGCCACAGGCTGGGAGGGGACATACGTGACCCTGATTAACCAGGAGATGAAACTCCTGGTTGTGTTCTCCTCTGCCTGTGGGAGGTGAAGAATCAGCTGACACCCCTTTCATTCCGGGTGGTAACCAGGACCAAATCGAGAGGAAGATACCAAACTCCAGGAGGGCAGAGTCCACACTGAGGTGACACTGGGAAGATGAGccccagagagggagggtggaggcaggggtgaAAGAAGCACAGAGATACCAGGGCTGGGCCCAGCTGGGCTCAAGGGCTGCAGGGACCTTGTCTCCTCTATCGGTGGGACCTCTTGATCATGGTGCTGGTAGAGATGATCTTGCTGCCAGAACTGCCACAGACACCGCCACCAAACCCAAAGCCACTTCCGGAGCCAGAGCCAAAGCCACTGCCCAGGCCAAACCCAGAGCAGCTTCCTAATCCTCCGCCGATGGTCCCAGCACTAGCGCCACCACCAACCACAGCTGCAGGAGAGAAACAAAGGGTATGGTTATTCCAACAATACTGGCACCCAGGGGTCTCGCCCGAACCGGGGTGAACAAAAGGCCATGGAAGGGGTGGAAGGTACTTACAGATGCTCAGGGCACTCTGGCATTCTCCAGACATtctgtgggggagagaaagagcagtgAGTCACAGCAGAGCCCGGAGCCAGGCTCCGTTCAATGAGCGGGTCTCAAACACATATCCCATCCTTATGTGGCCAAGTTAAAGGTCTGAATGTGAACCTGTTGCCCACACTGCCCTGCTTCATAACACACCCATGCAGCACTGAAGCAGGTGGCCCAGCAGAGGTGCAAACTCAAGGCTCCAGAATatctccctccctcaccttccctctctgccttgcCCATCCCACCTGCACTCCTCGCCCTCCAGCAGCTTGCGGTAGGTGGCGATCTCCACGTCCAGGGCCAGCTTCACGCTCATGAGCTCCTGGTAGTCCCGCAGCATCCGGGCCAGCTCCTCCTTGGCCTTCTGCAGGGCGGCCTCCAGCTCTGTGCGCTTGCTGTAGGCATCTTTGAGGGCCAGCTCCCCACGCTGCTCTGCATCAGCCACGGATGCCTGCAGAGTCTGGCACTGTAGACAACGGCATTGAACAGGCAATCATCAGTGCCCTAATGTCAAGccttctccatctgcccctctgcTGTGCCAGCTTCACTTGGGCTAAGATGTCAGGATTCTGTCCTTCTCCCCAACTGTCTTATTCATACATTTCCTTTACTACCACCAGGGCCCGCCAACATCCCTACCAGACTGATTAGATAAAGATGAGCAAACACCAATGAAAAAGAGCCAAGAAACCTTATTTACCAGGGTGTCATGTCAGGTTAAGTAGAACATTGCTAAGAAGACCTGAGTGTGGTTTACATAAGGAGTCACAAATCCCCTGCACACAAGCTTAGGATCTCCTGGCCTGCTACCAGATCTGTTTGTCTGCTATGGAGACACCTGCCCTGGCCCTGTTCCATGGCTAGAAGGTGGTGACACTTACCTGCTTCTTGACATTCTCAATCTCAGCCCGCAGCCTCTGGATCATCCTGTTGAGCTCTGAGATCTCACTCTTGGTGTTCTTCAGGCTGTCACCATGTTGGTCAACTGAGATCTGGAGCTGTTGGACCTAATATCCAGGAAAACACAGGGAATGAAAGGTCAGGGCTGTTTGGGTAGGGTCTACTCTCAAGTGAAGTCAGCAAGAATAGGTGGCAAGGATAATACAAAATATCATGTAATCTCAAATTAGACCAGGACCAGTGATGCCCGAGACATGAGTTCATCTCTGACATCTCTCAGGCTTGAGTGGTGATCACCTGCTCACAAACATTAAAAGCAGAGTCCCAGAAACCACCCCCAGCTCCTGAGAGGTCCCCAATACCCACCTTGGTCTGGTACAGCGCCTCAGCCTCCGCCTTGCTCTTCTGGGCGATCTCCTCATACTGGGCGCGGACCTCAGCGATGATGCTGTCCAGGTCCAGGTTCCGGTTGTTGTCCATGGACAGGACCACGGACGTGTCTGAAACATGAGTCTGTATCTGGCACAGCTCCTGCAGGGGAAATGTCTCATGTCAGTTTCCCCAGAGAGTCTTCCCTAATCTCTGACACCAGAAATCCACTGTGGTGATGGAAATGGCCATGCCACAGACTCAGATGGAAGTAGGGTTGGCATCCCAATGTGTAGGGAGAGTGCAGTTTTTATGTAGAAATCAAGTGATTGGTGGTGAcatttcaagacaaaaaaaagtaaTGCTTCTGGTCTTTGCTGCTCTCTGGGAACCATAAGCAGGTGATCAATGAATGGATTCATTTCACCAGGGAAATGCTGGACAGCAAGAAATTCCATCCCATGCAATCTTGGATCTAATCACTCCTCCTAAGACCACATCTGGTTTCAAAAACCTCCGAGTTGAGTCTCTCACTTCAATTCTTTCTACCCATGACCTTGCTGAGAGTGCCCTCAGCAAGTAAGGGAGCTGGAGTCCTTTCAAAGAACTGTGAATGCCTGCAGCAGCCTCACACATGAGGGACTGCCTTCTTTGAATGGACGGGGATGGAGTCCTCACCGCAGCAAAGAGGACCCTCAAGAAGTTGATCTCATCGTTCAGAGCATCCACCTTGGCCTCCAACTCCACCTTGGTCATGTACGCGATGTCCACATCCTGCAGAGGTGGGGGATAAGAGACAAAGGTACAGAAATCACAAGCAGGGCAAGGGAACGAATGTCAAGTGACACACAAAGATGTTCTCAGCAGCATGTAGGGAAGGCTTCTCAGTACAGGTGAGGTGACAAAGGACTCATCGTCTGACATACTCTGCCCCTAAAGCCAGCTGCAGAAATGGAAACTACTTATCCAAATGGGCTTTTATTCCCAACTTCAGTTCCTTAGGGTCTGGTGCAGTTACCCACTCCTTTGACCACATAGATCTGGAGAGTACCAAGGGGGGTAAAGATGAGGCCGAGATGAACCAAACCCATGATTCCAGCCAAAGACCACTCTCAAGGGAAGGGATACCCTCATAGCCCCTCCCACCCTTCATCTCTTACCTTCTTGAGGACCACAAAGTCATTCTCGGCAGTCGTCCGCTTACTGATCTCATCCTCAtacctggggggaggggtgggaaggaaaagacaaaagccGCACAGTGAGCTAGTGTTTCCCCGATCTCTGCTGCTGGCTTTCAAACATCTAACTCTTTGGAAATATCCAAGTAATTGGCTgcattttgctgttttcatgCAAATGCTCATTCAACTTACATTTGTTAATTGCCATGTATGAGAGACCAGTCTAGACCCTGGTTTattcagagaagtgaaaaatCAAACTTTATAAAGACTGTCTTCAAGAAATAAGGCGTGAAGAGGAGAACCTCGCATGGTCTGGTTGGTTTTATCTTTATAGAAGGGCTGACCCTTTGCTGGATTAAATTCTCAGGAATGCTGCCAGTGCTCCAGCTCTCTTTGTTTGGTGCGAGAGCGAATGGAGAGAGCGGATCAGTATTTTCTCAGGTCTACACCATAGTAAGTATAATAAGAGGTACTGCATTAAATGTTCATGTTATGTCCATTGCTATGCTACCTCTTTTCTCGaacttatttaatttcatttaattctcaaaagctAAAAGGTAGGATTATTagcctattttaaagatgaagaaaactaaggctcagagaggttaagcaagttacccaagatcacacagctagtaagtggaggAATCAGTATCCAAACAAGGTCTGTCTCCACAACCTGTATTCTTCTGACCATGCCCTACTACTTTTCATCTGTGCAGTTTCTGATCTTGTTTGTATGCAGCAAGCCCAATTCCCCAAATGCATCACTCATTTTCTATTTGGGGCAACAAGGCCTCACACCATTTTTTAATGGGACCATGTGGATGAAGGGGAACAAACTAGAAAACCTTCCTGACGCTTTTGGGATCTCTTCAGAGGCTGAGATTCTAAATGACTGGACTGGAACCCAGGGACCCTGGGGCGTGGCTGGGCAGATATTGGCAGGCGGTGCCCCTCCGTGCTCCACACATACTTGGTCTTGAAGTCCTCCACGCTGTCCTGcgtggacttcagctcagactGCAGCCGTCCTTTGTCATTGGCCAAGGTATCCAGCTGCTTCCTCAGGACACTGATGTAGGCCTCAAAGAGGGGCTCAAGGTTTTTGCTGGATGTAGTTGTCGTCTGCTGCTGGAGGAGGTTCCACTTGGTCTCCAGGACCTTATTCTGTTGCTCTAAGAACCGCACCTGTGTTAAAAAGGCACCAGCCAGCCCATGAGGGCCTGAATGAAGCTTTGGCAGGAGGATTGGccacagccacccaggtgacccaaaagCCATACAAGTAGGGCCACCGTGTCACAACTCCAGGCATCATCCATTGGGGTCAACATGGCGGCCCTGCTCCATGGCAACGATGGAACGCATGTGATGCAGGCACCACTTCCTGACCACAGGGACCCAGAGGCCCTGAGGCAACTTGCTGAGAAGAACATTGAACTTCTatgcaataataaaataaacaaaactaggAGATAAAACCACAGTCTGGGAACTCTTGCATTCAAAGTGATGCTGACCCAAGGCAAAGGCATGATAAATTCACTGAAGATTTTTGGAATAAATGGGCCTGAGGTGTCTCTTTAAACCTGTGCACAACTGAGTATCAATAGTTAGCACCAAGGTCCTAGACACATTCCCAGTCTCGGCCAGGCTCGCTCTCCAAGGGGACTTCCCTGAACCTTCCCTCTCTCTACAAAGAGATCCAACAAGATAAGCCAAGGTAGCAGTTTGGCACAATATTCCCACTGTATGTGCTTCAGAGTTGAAAGAAAAGCAGGTAAGGGTGACTGATCACAGTCTGAACCCACAAGATGCGATGAGGGGAGATGAGACAAGGAAGCACCGAACTCTGGGCCTTGCTTTTATATCTGTGTGTCCTAGAGTCACCATAAAGCCTCTTTAAGCTACTGACGGCTTATCCAACTAGTAAGAAGAGAAAACGTTCCCACTCAGTCTACTCCAAGATTGTTCATTCTTGCCCCATACGTTCTAAGAGGACTGAGATTTCGATGCACAGACAATCAAGGCACCCTTGACTAAATGTACTACACTCATCCACTCAATCATTAATCTTCAGATGACTTAGAAATCTGGGCTTATCTGCTTGCTATCATCCATCATACTTGGCTGTAACTGAGCTTCAAGGACATgaagctctaggggcgcctgggtggctcagtcggttgagcatccaacttcggctcaggtggtgatctcgcggttcatgagatcgagccccgcgtcgggctctgtactgacagctcggcattctgtgtctctgtctctccctacctctcccccactcacattccgtctctctctctctctctgtctctctctctgtctctcaaaaataaataaatctaaaaagaaaaaaaaaaaggacttgaatCTCTAGACCCTGCATGGAAAAGGAAGTTAGagtacaaagagaaaaggagagacccAACCCCTCCTCTCTAACAGACCCAGAAATGAGCAAGTCTGCCCAGAGTCAGGAGGATGAAGAAGATGACTCTCCAGGGTCCCATTGGTCCCTTTTGCCTTTGGGAAACCAGCGTGGTTTTCTTCTGCTCCAACAACAAAAGTGCCAATAGTTAAATTCTTATATTAACTATAATTAATTTTGGCTAATCATTAGATTATTAGCCACGTTACTTCCAAAACCAAACCTGAGAAAACAGCAGGGAAACAATGCACCCAGGGAAACCGTATAGCAGGGATACTTGGACTCAGCAAAGTTGAGCAATTTGCCCAGTGTCACAGAGCACATCTAAGACAACTCCCAACACTGCATTGCTCTGAGTAGCCTGTCTTCCCACCCCCATGGACAAAAGAGGAAGACTTGGAGGAATGAGCCCCCTTTAACGGCtagaaaacagaggcccagagaagttcagTGGTTCCCAACGCTGTGGCAGGCTCAGGTCTGAAAGCCCAGGACACAGGACCCCTGGTTTCTACCACCGTGTCTGGCCAAAGGGGAGGCTCACCTTGTCGATGAAAGAGGCGAACTTGTTGTTGAGGGTCTTGATCTGCTCCCGCTCCTCAGTCCGGACCTTCTGGATCTCGGGGTCGATCTCCACGTGGAGTGGAGTCAGCAGGCTCTGGTTGATGGTGACCTCCTGAATCCCCCCAGCAGGGCAGACGGGGAAGCCAGGACCACCCCGTCCACCAAAAGAACCCCCAAATCCACTACCAAAGTTGCCAACGCCAAAACCTCCAGCAGCCCCGAAGCCAGAGCCTTGCCGGGACCCGGCCATGCTGATGGCGATGCTCTTTCTCCCCCCGAGATTGTAGAGGCTCCTGCTGCCGAAGCCCCCAGAGGAGCAGCGGCCCGTGCCCCCAGACGTGGAGACTGAGCTGAAGGCAGGCCTCTTGCCCCCGCCGACGACAGCCGAGACACAGCTAAAGCCCTGGGACCCGCCTCGGACGCACTGCTGTCTGGAGATCATGGTTGCGGAGAGGAGAGCGAGCTTGGCTTTCTCAGAGAAACTCGAGGGACCAGGCCCGTGAATGCTGCAGCCCCAGCCTGGGTCTCTTATATGTGCTGAAGCAGCAGGGCTTGGTTGCAGGGgcataaagggaaaaatctgaAACATCTCTGGGCTTGGCCTTTGGCACAGGCCCATCCTTCCCGTACCTGCTGAGTATGTCACTAAACACACCTACAGATGTCATTCGGAGGGCACAGGTTACAGGATCCCAACACATTCCCCTCCAGGAGAACCTGAACCGGTGCCCCAGGGCCTCCTGAATCACAGGCCCCTGCCTGGACCCAGCCCTTAGGggcccccacccactgccccttCCATCTCAACAGCCTCTCAGGGGCTCCCCCCTGGCTCCACACAAGATGGCCCATTGCCCATTCTCTCATTCCACAGATTTTGGAAACCGAGGGCCTGGGTTCAAGTGCAGGGCCCGCCCTCCCCTGCTCCGCAAACCTGGAGCGAGTCACTGCCCTGGGCTCAGATGCTTCCCCCGGAAGTTGGAAATAATACAAACATTTACCTGCAGCTCCTCTCAAGATGCAACGAGATGATAATCGTAAACCATCAGAAGCTGCCCCCATGTTTATTCTCCTCGTTATTATTCCTCCACGCACAGTTGGGGcccatatgcacacacaaaaggAGAAACCCTATTCCAGCCTTATAGCCTTCCAAACCTAGATCAAGACTCACCTCAACTTGACACGGTTGTCGAgaccctactatgtgccaggcatggagcTGGGGACTGAGGAGACAGaactctgtctctggccctcaaGACTCAGGTTCCTTCTCTGGCCTCTGTTCGGGTCTGTGTTTGTGGGGTTCTAGATCAGCGCTCTCCAGCCTGGGTCCCATCCCCACGGCATGTGCCCCACTGTTCCGTTTGCTGTCCAGCTGTTCCCTCCACTCCACTGGGACAGGGCATGTTCTGTTTTCCTGTAATGACCCCCGCATTCGGGGCAGGAGTTTGTAACTCTTTTGGTGCTGAGGACCCCTTAAGCAGAACAGTGAAGCCCGTGAGCCCCTTCTCAGAGCAATGTTTTTAACACAAAatcccaggggcatctgggtgcctgagttaagcatctgacatcggctcaggtcatgatcttacggttcaagggttcgagctccatgtcgggggctctatgctgacagctcagagcctggagcctacttcagattctgtgtctccctctctttctctgtccctcccctgcatgcactctgtctgtatgtctgtctctctctctctctcaaaaataaataaacagaaataaatgagtgaaaataaGTGCAAAATCCTAGTTTTTAAGCCCTAACTTAAACTCTTCCCCACTGAGTGACATGGATctgtgttcaaatcccacctGGTGTCACTAACTAGCTGAATGCattcgttgttgttttttttttaatatgaaatttattggcaaattggtttccataccacacccagtgctcatcccaaaaggtgccctcctcaatgcccatcacccactttcccctccctcccaccctcccccatcaaccttccgtttactctcagtttttaagagtctcttatggtttggctccctccctctcttttttttttccttcccctcccccatggccttctgttaagtttctcaggatccacataagagtgaaaacatatggtatctgtctttctctgtatgactt
The genomic region above belongs to Prionailurus bengalensis isolate Pbe53 chromosome B4, Fcat_Pben_1.1_paternal_pri, whole genome shotgun sequence and contains:
- the KRT4 gene encoding keratin, type II cytoskeletal 4, giving the protein MISRQQCVRGGSQGFSCVSAVVGGGKRPAFSSVSTSGGTGRCSSGGFGSRSLYNLGGRKSIAISMAGSRQGSGFGAAGGFGVGNFGSGFGGSFGGRGGPGFPVCPAGGIQEVTINQSLLTPLHVEIDPEIQKVRTEEREQIKTLNNKFASFIDKVRFLEQQNKVLETKWNLLQQQTTTTSSKNLEPLFEAYISVLRKQLDTLANDKGRLQSELKSTQDSVEDFKTKYEDEISKRTTAENDFVVLKKDVDIAYMTKVELEAKVDALNDEINFLRVLFAAELCQIQTHVSDTSVVLSMDNNRNLDLDSIIAEVRAQYEEIAQKSKAEAEALYQTKVQQLQISVDQHGDSLKNTKSEISELNRMIQRLRAEIENVKKQCQTLQASVADAEQRGELALKDAYSKRTELEAALQKAKEELARMLRDYQELMSVKLALDVEIATYRKLLEGEECRMSGECQSALSISVVGGGASAGTIGGGLGSCSGFGLGSGFGSGSGSGFGFGGGVCGSSGSKIISTSTMIKRSHR